One Streptomyces hundungensis DNA segment encodes these proteins:
- a CDS encoding transposase, which produces MGRGDLTNGQGERLEPLLPVGKKSGGPRTWTCRQLIDGIRWRTPWRDLPKPYGPWGPSL; this is translated from the coding sequence GTGGGACGTGGTGATCTGACGAACGGCCAGGGGGAGCGACTGGAGCCGTTGCTGCCCGTAGGCAAGAAGTCAGGCGGCCCGCGGACCTGGACGTGCAGGCAGTTGATCGACGGCATACGGTGGCGGACGCCCTGGCGTGACCTGCCTAAGCCTTACGGGCCGTGGGGACCGAGCCTATGA